The proteins below come from a single Nostoc sp. KVJ3 genomic window:
- the rplJ gene encoding 50S ribosomal protein L10, which yields MGRTLENKKEIVADLKETLSNSTLALVIDYQGLTVSEITDLRRRLRPSGTVCKVTKNTLMGIAIKDDAKWQPLSELLNGASAFLLVKEDFSSAIKAYQEFQKVTKKTELRGGVLEGRLLKEPDVKVLGDLPSKEQLIAQIAGAINALATKIAVGINEVPGSLARALQAVADQEQSGGSTETAAVQDSSAETATVADSSNEPAAE from the coding sequence ATGGGTAGAACACTAGAAAATAAAAAAGAGATAGTAGCTGACCTCAAAGAAACTTTGAGTAATTCAACTCTGGCACTGGTAATTGACTATCAGGGACTAACAGTTTCGGAAATCACAGATTTACGGCGGCGGCTACGTCCTAGTGGCACTGTTTGTAAGGTGACGAAGAATACTCTGATGGGCATTGCCATTAAAGATGATGCAAAATGGCAACCCCTGTCAGAATTACTCAATGGTGCTTCCGCCTTTTTGCTGGTAAAGGAAGATTTCTCATCGGCAATTAAGGCATATCAAGAATTCCAAAAAGTCACCAAGAAGACAGAACTTCGTGGTGGTGTACTGGAAGGTCGCCTACTCAAAGAACCTGATGTCAAGGTACTGGGAGACTTGCCATCTAAGGAACAACTCATTGCTCAAATTGCTGGAGCTATCAACGCCTTGGCTACGAAGATTGCTGTGGGTATCAACGAAGTTCCTGGTTCACTGGCTCGTGCTTTGCAAGCTGTGGCCGACCAAGAGCAAAGTGGTGGTAGCACCGAAACTGCTGCTGTCCAAGATAGCAGCGCCGAAACCGCAACTGTTGCTGATAGCAGTAATGAACCTGCTGCTGAATAG
- the rplL gene encoding 50S ribosomal protein L7/L12, with translation MSAATDQILEQLKTLSLLEASELVKQIEEAFGVSAAAPVGVAFAGPGAAAAPAEEAVEQTEFEVILDSVPADKKIAVLKIVRELTGLGLKEAKDLVEAAPKAVKEGIAKDAAEDAKKRIEEAGGKVTIK, from the coding sequence ATGTCTGCTGCAACCGATCAAATTTTAGAACAACTAAAAACCCTTTCTTTACTGGAAGCTTCTGAGTTAGTCAAGCAAATTGAAGAAGCTTTTGGTGTAAGTGCTGCTGCACCCGTTGGCGTAGCATTCGCAGGCCCTGGCGCTGCTGCTGCTCCTGCTGAAGAAGCTGTGGAGCAAACTGAGTTTGAAGTGATTCTTGATTCAGTCCCAGCTGATAAGAAGATTGCCGTGCTGAAGATTGTCCGGGAATTGACCGGTTTGGGTCTGAAAGAAGCGAAAGACTTGGTAGAAGCTGCACCCAAGGCAGTTAAAGAAGGTATTGCTAAGGATGCTGCTGAAGATGCTAAGAAGCGCATCGAAGAAGCTGGCGGTAAGGTGACTATCAAGTAG
- a CDS encoding radical SAM/SPASM domain-containing protein, with protein MLNKKIDRPKILVSLNSTCVPTGQCDCDGGDCACDLSPLAELSSDISLSLGILETEFVISPNSQIINLDDTYSICYGIDHKVVVLNQSALYLLYLFTNPHKLDDITTENSHINQIDLQTAIQELYQARLIVPKNNSSFNLNEIPETLSAWLHITDRCNLRCDYCYLPHLARDMSIDIGRAAIESTFRSASLNNYRRVKLKYAGGEALLCSPLIKDLHLYAQSLSKERDIILDGVVLSNGTLITPEIIEMLQILNLRLMISLDGLSDFHNIQRTYAGGKGSFQDVERGIKIALQNGLIPDISITVSGRNAEGLPNLIEWILEHNLPFSLNFYRENELSASYEDLQLEESRLIKGMLAAFKIIELKLPNRSLLGSLVDRANLSSAHKRTCGVGQSYLVFDYQGKIAKCQMQLHKTVSSVDTQDPLSVVRQDKPGIQNLYVEEKEGCRTCEWKYWCTGGCPLATFKATGRYDIQSPNCNIYKALYPEALRLEGLRILKYS; from the coding sequence ATGCTTAATAAAAAAATTGATCGACCTAAAATTTTAGTTTCTCTCAATTCTACCTGCGTACCAACTGGGCAATGTGATTGTGATGGAGGAGACTGTGCCTGTGACTTATCCCCTTTAGCAGAATTAAGCTCAGATATATCATTATCTCTGGGAATATTGGAGACAGAGTTTGTGATATCTCCCAATTCACAAATAATTAATCTAGATGATACTTACTCTATCTGCTATGGAATCGATCATAAAGTAGTAGTTTTAAATCAATCCGCATTATATTTACTATATCTATTTACCAATCCTCATAAATTAGATGATATCACAACAGAGAATTCTCACATTAATCAAATAGACTTACAGACAGCTATTCAGGAACTATATCAAGCCCGTTTAATTGTTCCTAAAAATAATAGCTCATTTAACCTAAATGAAATACCAGAAACTTTATCAGCATGGTTACATATCACCGATCGCTGTAACTTAAGATGTGACTACTGCTACCTTCCTCATTTAGCGAGAGATATGTCAATAGATATAGGTAGAGCAGCTATTGAATCTACATTTCGCTCTGCTAGCTTAAATAATTATCGCCGCGTCAAACTAAAGTATGCTGGAGGAGAAGCATTATTATGCTCTCCTTTAATTAAGGATTTGCATTTGTATGCTCAATCCCTTAGTAAAGAAAGAGACATTATATTAGATGGAGTTGTTCTCAGCAATGGAACATTGATTACACCTGAGATTATTGAGATGCTTCAAATATTGAATCTGCGTCTAATGATTTCACTAGATGGATTATCAGATTTCCACAATATCCAACGAACTTATGCAGGTGGAAAGGGTTCATTTCAAGATGTTGAACGGGGCATTAAAATTGCTTTGCAAAATGGGCTTATACCCGATATTTCCATCACTGTTAGCGGGCGGAATGCAGAAGGATTACCCAATCTGATTGAATGGATATTAGAGCATAATTTGCCCTTTAGTTTAAATTTTTATCGGGAAAATGAACTGTCAGCTTCTTACGAAGACTTGCAACTAGAAGAATCTCGGCTGATTAAGGGAATGTTGGCAGCCTTCAAAATTATAGAATTGAAATTACCTAATCGCAGCTTATTAGGTTCATTAGTCGATCGTGCTAATTTATCATCTGCTCATAAACGAACTTGTGGAGTTGGACAAAGCTATCTCGTATTTGATTACCAAGGAAAAATTGCCAAATGCCAGATGCAGCTACATAAAACTGTATCCTCAGTTGACACTCAAGATCCTTTAAGTGTGGTGCGACAAGATAAACCAGGTATTCAGAATTTGTACGTTGAAGAAAAAGAAGGTTGTCGGACATGTGAGTGGAAATATTGGTGTACAGGTGGTTGTCCTTTAGCAACGTTTAAGGCTACAGGTCGTTACGATATTCAATCTCCAAATTGCAATATTTATAAAGCTCTTTATCCTGAAGCTCTCCGACTAGAAGGCTTACGCATTCTCAAATATAGTTAA
- a CDS encoding tetratricopeptide repeat protein translates to MFEIDKLEFVGREEHLNRIISLVQKTNTLHVVLVEGRGGIGKTWLLNELQNRLNQIQIGTSEIIDCDTPIFNDAEDLCTQIAKQLYDNTYQEWLLRLRQLREDENHLSEIAYQEERRQIEKFLVDEINRKSRQQRLVFLIDTVEKLGQPEIRAEVWEYIANLCQQLDNTVFILAGRPSVARPILKKSFKEEELTYFELNEFTHEDVQTYIISKEEQLHFNLGKDLVEKIIVLSGGSPIMIEFGVEYAYREVIPDWLESEDIETIPTRLEKTGGFEAEMVRHITQLRTSMDRLTLLLSRIYPLDSYDIANLLELSMEDAEKLFIDAQSYFFIKPVMSGNQISLHDIVRDLVDKYVWTDIDPDFEWRKRDSRIAAKYFEQKDYQLGPQKRILEVQLSSDDSHKVANIEFLIEELKQLREFNTTRWLWNALYADLIIGFETWYKVTNTIRTQAKKISFVKQLLTLLKQFEKDLNPDQKLRLIIFESRIVHALKDKSTTEYEVKKLEGILSEQSSNSSHKADIYNVLGILNTKLHLYDEALKYQQECLSLVQGNRLSSAIPRVANQVGYLYRQLNKFNEAEKYYKLGWDAAMEVDIPDKGLTQVMASIQNNLGFLYGQQKDYVKAEQCFKAAIDMWSSVESEREIADAEIASAAILVDNGNYIKAKQLLERALSRCDNEENDNRILCRAYFQLGLNQWFSAEVVNEAVWDVTQVQWDLNVLSLAQDALEKSLKLADKYGLEEELPKILHQTASVYWHLGFQKCDRSLQEQALKLNERSYQTSLEYNDTRYAIDSLVGKAEFDYYAKAYKHISDYARELSDRFQSYQNTYQLYFGRILRIEGDVAFQQANYDSAFAKYAQGIPKIFQDGGFGPYSIKHELNLLQKKIERLPIELSKTLIQQLKHQWQNNKALKEWCDQQMFLTRIRATKQPSSHA, encoded by the coding sequence ATGTTTGAAATAGATAAATTAGAATTTGTTGGTCGTGAAGAACATCTAAATAGAATTATTTCCCTCGTTCAAAAAACTAACACACTGCATGTTGTTTTAGTAGAAGGTCGAGGTGGAATTGGCAAAACTTGGTTGCTTAATGAATTACAAAACCGCCTCAATCAAATTCAAATCGGGACAAGTGAAATTATTGATTGCGATACCCCTATTTTTAATGATGCAGAAGATTTATGCACTCAAATTGCCAAGCAATTGTATGATAATACATATCAAGAATGGCTACTCAGGTTACGACAACTAAGAGAAGATGAAAACCACCTCAGTGAAATCGCATACCAAGAAGAACGCAGACAAATTGAAAAGTTTTTAGTAGATGAAATTAATCGAAAATCCAGACAACAGAGACTAGTATTTCTAATTGATACGGTTGAGAAGTTAGGACAACCAGAAATAAGAGCGGAAGTTTGGGAATATATCGCTAATTTATGCCAGCAACTAGATAACACCGTATTTATTTTAGCAGGTCGCCCTAGCGTTGCTCGTCCAATTCTAAAAAAGTCATTTAAGGAAGAAGAATTAACTTATTTTGAGTTAAATGAATTTACTCATGAGGATGTGCAGACATACATTATTTCTAAAGAGGAGCAACTTCACTTCAATCTTGGGAAAGACTTAGTTGAAAAAATCATAGTTCTTTCTGGTGGCAGCCCCATCATGATTGAATTTGGAGTAGAGTATGCTTATCGAGAAGTTATTCCAGATTGGTTAGAGAGTGAAGATATAGAAACTATTCCAACCAGGTTGGAAAAAACAGGCGGATTTGAAGCTGAAATGGTTCGTCATATTACACAGCTTCGGACATCAATGGACAGGCTAACCCTGTTACTTTCACGTATCTACCCATTAGATAGTTATGATATTGCTAATTTATTAGAACTATCGATGGAAGATGCTGAAAAATTATTTATTGATGCCCAAAGCTACTTTTTTATCAAACCAGTAATGAGTGGTAATCAAATATCATTACATGATATTGTGCGAGACTTGGTTGATAAATATGTGTGGACAGATATTGACCCAGATTTTGAATGGAGAAAACGAGATAGTCGGATTGCTGCTAAATATTTTGAGCAAAAAGATTATCAGCTAGGGCCACAAAAAAGGATATTGGAGGTTCAACTTTCCTCTGATGATTCTCATAAAGTAGCCAATATTGAGTTTCTAATTGAAGAACTAAAACAATTACGAGAATTCAATACTACGCGATGGCTATGGAATGCTTTATATGCCGATCTGATAATAGGCTTTGAGACTTGGTATAAAGTTACTAATACAATTCGTACTCAAGCCAAGAAAATTAGCTTTGTCAAGCAATTATTAACACTTCTTAAACAGTTTGAAAAAGACCTAAACCCCGATCAAAAACTTAGACTGATTATTTTTGAATCAAGGATTGTTCACGCCCTTAAAGACAAGAGTACAACAGAATATGAGGTGAAAAAACTGGAGGGTATACTATCTGAACAATCTTCTAATTCTTCTCATAAGGCAGATATTTATAATGTCTTAGGAATACTGAATACCAAGTTACATCTTTATGACGAAGCTTTGAAATATCAGCAAGAGTGTTTATCCCTAGTTCAAGGAAACAGGCTATCATCTGCTATACCTCGCGTAGCTAACCAAGTTGGTTATCTTTATCGACAACTCAACAAGTTTAACGAAGCTGAAAAATATTACAAACTAGGTTGGGATGCTGCGATGGAAGTTGACATACCTGATAAAGGCTTAACTCAAGTTATGGCTAGCATTCAGAATAACTTAGGATTTTTGTACGGACAACAAAAAGATTACGTAAAGGCTGAACAGTGTTTTAAGGCAGCCATTGATATGTGGTCTAGTGTTGAAAGTGAGCGCGAAATAGCCGATGCCGAAATTGCCTCTGCTGCTATTTTGGTAGATAATGGTAATTATATTAAAGCTAAACAGCTACTTGAACGAGCGTTAAGCCGTTGCGACAATGAAGAAAACGATAATCGAATATTGTGTAGGGCATACTTTCAATTAGGCTTAAATCAGTGGTTTAGTGCTGAGGTAGTAAATGAAGCCGTTTGGGATGTGACACAAGTACAGTGGGATCTCAATGTGCTAAGTCTTGCTCAAGATGCTTTAGAAAAAAGCCTGAAACTAGCAGATAAATACGGACTTGAAGAGGAATTACCTAAAATTTTGCACCAAACGGCCAGTGTCTATTGGCATCTTGGGTTTCAAAAGTGCGATCGCTCTCTGCAAGAACAAGCTCTCAAACTCAACGAGCGCTCTTACCAGACTAGTCTAGAGTATAATGACACGCGATATGCCATCGATAGCCTAGTAGGGAAAGCAGAGTTTGATTATTATGCAAAAGCATACAAGCATATTTCAGATTATGCACGAGAACTTAGCGATCGCTTCCAGTCATATCAAAATACCTATCAACTGTACTTTGGTCGAATATTACGGATAGAAGGTGATGTAGCATTTCAACAAGCAAACTACGATTCTGCCTTTGCAAAATATGCTCAAGGCATACCCAAAATCTTCCAGGATGGAGGTTTTGGGCCGTATTCGATTAAACATGAGTTAAATCTGCTGCAAAAGAAAATCGAACGGTTGCCTATAGAACTTTCTAAAACTCTAATCCAGCAACTCAAACATCAGTGGCAAAACAATAAAGCTCTTAAAGAATGGTGCGATCAACAAATGTTCCTGACTAGAATCCGTGCAACAAAACAGCCATCTTCTCATGCTTAA
- a CDS encoding ATP-binding protein: protein MKNSSESRKNYLEHSIASLKTEIESISKQIGWTLNDVDKNKLQRQIDNKFDAIEQAESELSQLNQKSLEPVDFDKIPFTNRDAAINDITATNSPTYRLITAPKGYGKTEFLKQIQKRFQELRWCCAYASMSGDQNIEDLEKELASSLNLQIQEGHELPSGERLGLLLHRNWAKWQSQGQKGIVLLIDLDGNAPNKQRLNEIFDQLKQLGWRIEKCLKELQFFKDNSKSLRVVIAARCLTDLPSDRVFPKLTLSPFNWEVIQDTATKYLKPIEMTSESLSLLAGHLLYLTGGHPGCIAEALKVYRSGDYTVNWFLNSYGSKIWERTLRQCRDQIKESLIKENNHLYESIEKLSIFPILNGHWILKEAVRRFQLPFSDDSFKLNAELTKTSIFTRDKTIIKDGMTRRLLVIGLLRESSPDSFQKLCSEAAQICWEYVHELKSKNDSAVAGTWSMQYFFQSLQQHAGFINCGADSLAYRQELRRTFFDETVEETIGIFRNTDREQTHEFLSTLKSEVEHDWEFQFLVNYYLHNDEYNDTPYRYLIHKLDEAIQNN, encoded by the coding sequence ATGAAAAATTCCTCAGAGTCACGAAAAAACTATCTAGAGCATTCAATAGCCAGTTTAAAAACTGAGATTGAAAGTATCAGTAAACAAATAGGGTGGACGCTTAATGATGTAGATAAAAATAAATTACAAAGGCAAATTGATAATAAATTCGATGCAATAGAACAGGCTGAATCAGAGTTAAGCCAGTTAAATCAAAAATCCCTAGAGCCAGTTGATTTTGATAAAATCCCATTCACTAATCGGGATGCTGCAATTAATGATATTACAGCAACTAATTCCCCTACCTATCGTCTGATAACGGCTCCCAAAGGTTACGGAAAAACAGAATTTCTCAAACAGATACAGAAGCGGTTTCAAGAATTGCGATGGTGTTGTGCTTATGCCTCTATGTCAGGCGATCAAAATATTGAAGACTTAGAAAAGGAATTAGCTAGTTCTCTCAATCTTCAGATCCAAGAAGGGCATGAATTACCTTCGGGAGAGCGCTTAGGTTTATTATTACATAGGAATTGGGCTAAATGGCAATCGCAGGGTCAAAAAGGCATTGTACTGCTAATCGATCTAGATGGAAATGCTCCAAACAAACAACGTTTAAACGAAATTTTTGATCAGCTTAAACAGCTAGGATGGAGAATTGAAAAATGTTTGAAAGAATTACAATTTTTTAAAGATAATTCCAAGAGTCTTCGAGTTGTAATAGCAGCTCGCTGTCTTACCGATCTCCCCTCTGATAGAGTTTTTCCTAAACTAACCCTCTCTCCTTTTAATTGGGAAGTAATTCAGGATACAGCAACAAAATATCTCAAGCCAATCGAAATGACTTCTGAAAGTCTATCTCTATTGGCAGGACACTTATTATATTTAACTGGTGGGCATCCAGGGTGTATTGCTGAAGCCTTAAAAGTTTATAGAAGCGGCGATTATACAGTTAATTGGTTTTTAAATAGTTATGGCAGCAAAATATGGGAAAGAACCCTCAGACAATGTAGAGATCAGATTAAAGAAAGTTTGATAAAAGAAAATAATCATCTTTATGAATCTATTGAAAAACTGAGTATATTTCCCATACTAAATGGTCATTGGATCTTAAAGGAAGCCGTTCGGAGATTTCAGTTACCTTTCAGTGACGATAGTTTTAAATTAAATGCTGAACTGACAAAAACATCAATTTTTACTCGTGACAAAACGATTATAAAAGATGGAATGACCCGTCGGTTGCTAGTTATTGGTCTTCTCCGAGAAAGTTCGCCTGATAGCTTTCAAAAGCTTTGTAGCGAAGCGGCTCAAATTTGCTGGGAATATGTTCATGAGCTTAAATCCAAGAATGATTCTGCTGTGGCGGGAACTTGGTCAATGCAGTATTTTTTTCAAAGCCTTCAGCAACATGCTGGATTTATCAATTGTGGTGCTGATAGTTTGGCTTATCGACAAGAGCTTCGCAGAACTTTCTTTGATGAAACCGTTGAAGAAACTATTGGAATATTCCGCAATACAGACCGAGAACAAACCCACGAATTTCTGTCTACCCTTAAATCTGAAGTAGAGCATGACTGGGAATTTCAGTTTCTTGTCAATTACTACCTCCACAATGACGAATATAATGATACACCCTATAGATATTTAATTCATAAGCTTGATGAAGCTATTCAAAATAACTAA
- a CDS encoding trypsin-like peptidase domain-containing protein, protein MASIVDNYIPAFRSAIARIFHPNGAVVGVGFLVSGRSQNYILTCAHVVTSALFLPQDIVEIPINHIYFDFPLIASGQKLKAKVVFWQPVVNNVSSSEPEDIAGLQIEGQLPHEAQPIKLISASNIWGHPFRIFGFPHGHNDGVWSTGVLRDGQGKGWVQLEDSKVTGYRVEPGFSGAPIWDETLAGVVGMAVAAEKQRQDIKTAFMIPADVLSKAWDEITLPISSNAHTQNSPSRVQQIKINSSDFRKNYLEHSIARLKTEIESLGNQIGWTLNDVDKNKLQRQLDDKFGEIEKAESELNQLNQQPRQVQQLKINSSDFRKNYLEQLIARLKTEIESLGNQIGWTLNDVDKNKLQRQLDDRFDEIEKAESELKQLNQQPRQVQ, encoded by the coding sequence ATGGCATCGATTGTAGATAATTATATTCCAGCTTTTAGGTCAGCGATCGCTCGGATTTTCCATCCCAATGGTGCGGTAGTTGGTGTAGGTTTTTTAGTATCGGGGCGAAGTCAAAATTATATCCTGACATGCGCTCATGTTGTTACCTCGGCTCTATTTTTACCACAGGATATAGTTGAAATTCCTATTAATCATATTTACTTCGATTTCCCGCTAATTGCATCAGGACAAAAGCTAAAAGCTAAAGTTGTTTTTTGGCAGCCTGTTGTCAACAACGTATCAAGTTCCGAACCAGAAGATATTGCTGGGTTGCAAATAGAAGGGCAGTTGCCTCATGAAGCGCAACCTATCAAGCTAATCTCAGCTAGTAACATCTGGGGGCATCCTTTCCGCATATTCGGTTTTCCTCACGGACACAATGATGGCGTTTGGTCTACAGGGGTGTTGCGAGATGGGCAAGGAAAGGGATGGGTGCAACTGGAAGATAGTAAGGTAACTGGCTACAGAGTAGAACCGGGCTTTAGTGGTGCGCCTATATGGGATGAAACTCTTGCAGGAGTGGTTGGTATGGCTGTGGCGGCGGAGAAACAGCGACAAGATATCAAGACTGCTTTCATGATTCCGGCGGATGTATTGAGCAAAGCATGGGATGAAATAACCTTGCCGATTTCATCAAATGCACATACTCAGAACAGTCCAAGCCGGGTACAACAAATCAAAATCAATTCTTCAGATTTCCGAAAGAACTATCTAGAGCATTCAATAGCCCGTTTAAAAACTGAGATTGAAAGTCTCGGAAACCAAATAGGGTGGACGCTTAATGATGTAGATAAGAATAAATTGCAAAGGCAACTTGATGATAAATTCGGCGAAATAGAAAAAGCTGAATCGGAGTTAAACCAGCTAAATCAACAACCTCGTCAGGTACAACAACTCAAAATCAATTCTTCAGATTTCCGAAAGAACTATCTAGAGCAGTTAATAGCCCGTTTAAAAACTGAGATTGAAAGTCTCGGAAACCAAATAGGGTGGACGCTTAATGATGTAGATAAGAATAAATTGCAAAGGCAACTTGATGATAGATTCGACGAAATAGAAAAAGCTGAATCAGAGTTAAAGCAGCTAAATCAACAACCTCGTCAGGTACAATAA
- a CDS encoding CU044_2847 family protein, with protein MNRKQIVEFSLEDGTKFLAEIDEPENSNSFVRVARPDVGQMVVEAKKKFDEILDEIQPVASAIIIKLSQLNTPADEVEVKFGIKLNAAAGAIFTSVSGEANYEITLKWKQNKA; from the coding sequence ATGAATCGGAAACAGATCGTAGAGTTTTCTCTAGAAGACGGTACAAAGTTTTTAGCTGAAATTGATGAGCCAGAAAATAGCAATTCTTTTGTCCGTGTTGCCAGACCAGACGTTGGACAAATGGTAGTTGAAGCTAAAAAGAAATTTGATGAAATATTAGACGAAATACAACCTGTAGCTTCAGCAATTATCATCAAACTGAGTCAGCTTAATACACCTGCCGATGAGGTAGAAGTTAAGTTTGGTATTAAATTAAATGCTGCTGCGGGTGCAATTTTTACTTCTGTAAGTGGTGAAGCTAACTACGAAATTACCTTGAAATGGAAACAAAACAAGGCATAG
- a CDS encoding AMP-dependent synthetase/ligase has product MSKTQTASSFLSNISEQEREGLKRLVDYTNVESLPEVWPLAAQRFGDIVALRSPHGKPEAVITYTQLAEQMQLFAAGLQALGVKVGDRISLISDNSPRWFIADQGIMTAGAVDAVRSSQADKEELLFIIANSGSTGIVVEDLKTLKKLQDRIKDLPIQLVILLSDEAPPTDETLKVLNFAQLIEVGKNHNFVPVKQNRDALATLIYTSGTTGKPKGVMLSYKNLMHQIITFGTVLQPNVGDIVLSILPSWHSYERTVEYYLLSQGCTQVYTNLRSVKGDLRQFKPNYMVGVPRLWESIYEGVQKQFREQPANKQRLVNFLLGISDKYIKAQRTAQGLDLNNLHASAVERLAAKIQALALLPLHTLGERLVYAKVRQATGGQVKQMISGGGALPRHIDNFFEIIGVQILQGYGLTETSPVTHVRRPWRNLIGASGLPLPATEAKIVDPETKAPLPVEKRGLVLLRGPQIMQGYYQNPEATAKAIDAEGWFDSGDLGWLTPQDDLVLTGRAKDTIVLTNGENIEPQPIEDACLRSPYIDQIMLVGQDQRSLGALIVPNVEALEKWAQNDPAASSPSQKIDWESRMIQDLFRQELNREVQNRPGYRPDDRIGTFKLILEPFSIENGLMTQTLKVRRHVVTERYRDIIDGMFA; this is encoded by the coding sequence ATGTCAAAAACCCAAACCGCGTCTTCTTTTTTATCTAACATCAGTGAGCAAGAACGTGAGGGCTTAAAGCGGTTGGTAGATTACACAAATGTGGAATCGCTACCAGAAGTTTGGCCTTTAGCGGCTCAACGATTTGGTGATATTGTTGCCCTCCGTAGCCCTCATGGTAAACCAGAAGCTGTGATTACTTATACACAGTTAGCGGAACAAATGCAATTATTTGCTGCTGGTTTACAGGCGTTGGGAGTGAAAGTAGGCGATCGCATTTCCTTAATTTCTGACAACAGTCCCCGGTGGTTTATTGCCGATCAAGGCATAATGACTGCTGGAGCCGTTGATGCGGTGCGTAGTTCCCAAGCCGACAAAGAAGAACTGTTGTTTATCATTGCTAATAGCGGCAGTACGGGAATCGTAGTTGAGGATTTAAAGACACTTAAAAAACTGCAAGATCGCATCAAAGATTTACCAATTCAGTTGGTTATCTTACTTTCAGATGAAGCACCACCCACAGACGAAACCCTAAAGGTGCTGAACTTTGCCCAGTTGATTGAAGTTGGGAAAAATCATAATTTTGTACCAGTTAAGCAAAATCGTGACGCTTTAGCAACCCTAATTTACACCTCCGGCACCACAGGTAAACCCAAGGGTGTAATGCTGTCTTATAAAAATTTGATGCACCAAATAATCACCTTTGGCACAGTATTACAACCCAATGTCGGCGATATCGTTCTCAGTATTCTACCTTCGTGGCATAGTTACGAGCGGACTGTTGAGTATTACCTACTATCCCAAGGTTGCACGCAAGTTTATACCAACTTGCGTTCTGTCAAAGGAGATTTGAGACAGTTTAAACCAAACTACATGGTGGGTGTACCCCGTTTGTGGGAATCGATTTACGAAGGAGTGCAAAAACAGTTCCGCGAACAACCAGCGAATAAACAACGCCTAGTTAACTTTTTATTGGGCATTAGCGATAAATATATCAAAGCCCAGCGAACTGCTCAGGGATTGGATTTAAATAATCTTCATGCCTCAGCCGTCGAACGATTAGCAGCTAAGATCCAAGCATTGGCTTTATTACCCCTCCACACCTTGGGAGAACGGTTAGTTTATGCCAAAGTGCGACAAGCCACAGGCGGACAAGTCAAGCAGATGATTAGCGGTGGTGGTGCGCTTCCTAGACACATCGATAACTTCTTTGAAATTATTGGCGTGCAAATTTTGCAAGGCTATGGTTTAACAGAAACTTCTCCCGTTACCCATGTGCGTCGTCCTTGGCGAAATTTGATTGGCGCATCAGGGCTACCACTCCCCGCAACAGAAGCTAAGATTGTAGACCCTGAAACAAAAGCGCCTCTACCAGTAGAAAAGCGAGGCTTAGTATTGTTGAGGGGCCCACAGATTATGCAAGGCTATTACCAAAATCCCGAAGCCACAGCGAAAGCCATTGATGCGGAAGGTTGGTTTGATAGCGGCGATTTGGGTTGGCTGACACCACAAGACGACTTAGTGCTGACTGGCAGAGCAAAGGATACGATTGTATTGACTAACGGCGAAAACATCGAGCCACAGCCGATTGAAGATGCCTGTTTGCGATCGCCATACATCGATCAAATTATGCTCGTCGGCCAAGATCAGCGCAGCCTGGGAGCCTTAATTGTCCCCAACGTCGAAGCCTTAGAAAAATGGGCGCAGAACGATCCGGCGGCTTCTTCACCTAGTCAAAAAATTGACTGGGAGAGTAGAATGATCCAGGATTTATTTCGGCAAGAATTGAATCGAGAAGTGCAAAATCGTCCAGGCTATCGACCGGATGACCGCATTGGGACATTCAAACTCATTCTAGAACCGTTTTCCATCGAAAATGGTTTGATGACACAAACACTAAAAGTTCGCCGACATGTCGTCACGGAACGCTATCGCGATATTATTGACGGCATGTTTGCCTGA
- a CDS encoding YlqD family protein has product MDASKSNLLLKRVVNVKVIVTPLWKEEVQQQLQTQINQLDQQLQQLDVEGQRAIAAIQKQSLQPPGPQTLQQIDNIQLQVNQKKSEFLEQKNQLLQNLQQVQFLQQDQEVNQFQMEGFFRVEIGDNLISKMQVEIVLRDGVVEEIRGDI; this is encoded by the coding sequence ATGGATGCCTCCAAATCTAATTTGCTTCTGAAACGCGTCGTTAACGTCAAAGTTATTGTGACTCCCCTGTGGAAAGAGGAAGTACAACAGCAGTTGCAAACCCAGATAAATCAACTCGATCAGCAACTGCAACAGTTAGACGTAGAAGGACAAAGAGCGATCGCAGCAATTCAAAAACAGAGTCTGCAACCACCTGGCCCCCAGACCCTCCAACAAATTGACAATATTCAACTCCAAGTCAATCAAAAGAAAAGTGAATTTCTAGAGCAAAAAAATCAGTTGCTGCAAAACCTCCAGCAAGTGCAGTTTCTCCAGCAAGATCAAGAAGTCAACCAATTCCAAATGGAAGGCTTTTTCCGAGTAGAAATCGGTGATAACCTGATTAGCAAAATGCAAGTCGAAATCGTTCTGCGCGACGGCGTTGTAGAAGAAATTCGCGGCGACATTTAG